The genomic DNA TCGATACGGTTCACATTTTCCGATGGtgaacggcagcagcaactaGTTGATGGAATGACAGTCGGAACCGATTTAAATTCCACCGGGGACTACTGTGTTCCGCTTATTGCATCCCGCAAAGACGATAATAAGGTGCAAGATTCGGCGCAGGAggaatcccatccggaaccGTTGTCTACAGCTCAACGGGGTAACAAAGCGGCGGGACCCAGTAGTAGCTTGAAGAGCAATCTCCGTGATAGGCTGACAAAACTGGTGCACAAAAAATCCCCCAGCAGTTCATCTGTTCAGGCGGCAGGCCGGTGGACCACACCGGAAGTTTGCCGTACGTGCTCGAAAAGAATTGTGCCTCGAACGGGTGGTGCTGGTATGCATCCCAGTCGCACGGTGTTGGACTTTAGGAAAGAATTTCCCGAGATTGACATCTGCGAAAGTGGCCACGACGAGGGGGAAGGTGGTGGAACGCTTGACGTCCTGCAATGGCCGCTTTCGGAGATGATCAATCTAGAGTACGAAGATATCGATGTGCTAACGATCAAGCCCcataaattaatcaatcccTCCGAGGGTGGCGtcagtgtgagtgtgagtatTGTATGTGCATGTTGTTAGATCGCATGGGAACGACACTGCTTGTTAATGTGCATTACTACTGTCTGTTGTAGATTTTGGTTTATTTAATTCATCGTTATGATCGTAGTTTATTGAACGCTTTCTCTTCGTATGCTAGTTGCTTTCGAATTGTACTATAACTGTTAATTGTAAGAGCATAAAACGTTTCGATTCTGTTTATCTACTACTAACACGTTCTGTTGAATTAGTTCTTTATTATAAGTTATATACACTTTTAAAAAATACGCTCTTCTTCAGCCTTGACTGTGTTGGTGGATAAAAAGCACTCATAGCATCCTTTCATCGCATACCAACGAATCATAATGAGGGTCTGCGTTTTGACccaaataattttaaaggaTCACACCTGCACTGCACTTTCCCTCATCGCCGAAAAATTGAGTCCAATTGCACAATTTCCCCCATTCCGACGAAACGCCGGTATTTGTTGAGGGCCACCATCCGCCTTGACCAACCAAACGGTCTTATAGCAACGTTAGAACGAACTTGTCGTATTGCGCACATTTCTCCGCAAGCGTCTCCACTACTTATCACGCGAGATCAACGGAGACGGCTAGCTACTCACTACCATGTGACCTTTCCCGGCGGTGCAATCATCATCGTCTACCACGTTGACATTCACAGCTGACGGTTTTATCGAGCTGCTCTGGCTAGGCCCTTTTTACCATCGGTTTCCGATCTGAAGGGCAGGTTCAAACATTCTCAATTGCGATCGACGCTTTTAGAATCGACGCCCGCCCGCCACCGGAATGGGCCTCCCAAGCGAGGAGAGCGAGGGGAAAAAGGGGAGGAAAACGCGAAACAGCAGTAAATCAGACGCAAACATGTGCGCGCCTATGAACAGAGTTTCCTCCGTATCGTgtaatgatttaattttatttttaatatgtttaccgaggagcaaaacaaaaaaaacgaagaggCTCATctcagctctctctctctcacggaGACTTACTCAGGCAGACAGTAAAACGCGCGTGAACACTACTGGCGTGTTGAAATCTGTGGTAAAGACTGAATCAGCGCAGCGCACGACATTAGCATGCCATCACAGATCACTGTAGTGTGCAAAACGTGTTTGATGCTGCAATCCCATCACGACGATGGGAATGGCAAGCCGGCTATCAAGAAGCATCATCTCGTAAAACAGGGCTGTCCGAACTGTGGCGTGTGAAGATCTGCAAAATATGACTAGATTTCGCGTAAATTCacttaaagattttttttgtttttttttttagaaaagaACAGTCGAAAAGATGATCTCTATCTTAGGTTTTGATTAGATGCTCTGATCAGTTTCTGCTCTTCTTTGGGACTCATCGAAacatctcggcctgccatttctggcttttcaTGACTCAATTTAACCCTTAGCTCAATAGGCAGTCCTGTGTACGGGGCAGCGGTctgaatgagatttgatccctCTGCCTGCCGATCTTGCTGTTTGAAGatcgctatcgcctcggctaccggactGCCCCATAAAAACTGCAAAATATGTTAATTATGTGCGGTACGTTTTTGTCAATCATAATCCAGATCCTTAATTTTTTTCAGTTCATGAGTCAGTGTTATTCCTAAATATCACCTGGCAATAATGCTATCTCTTTAGAGTCCTAAAACACAtagtttttgcttcttcttctttttagcCGAACGACCATTTAAAGTCATgcctggcttactagacttattgataccgcataatTGGACAGTCAGTTTTCATTATGACGGAACagcccagaaaaaaaatcaaacctcagtcctgccgtgtgaagaccggcaccgctctCACATCTACCATTGAGCTccaatatttgtttgtttatgctTTACAATTGTAAAATTCATGTAAATATCAATCCGAATGTCCTAGAAGTCGGCTTGAGCTCTCGTCTAATACTCAAATACTGTTCAGAAAGGTGGTTAAAATTAAAGACCAAATGCAACTGTATCTGGATGGATATTTGGCAAGCCATCTGGCCATCTGACATAGAGCTGCCTTGCAGCGAATAGCTTGGAGACCCCTGCCCTACAGAAAAAGTGGCTTTCCTATTTGCTCTCTTCGTCATCTTTCTTGTAGTGGTACGAGAGACGCTGGTCTGTGTTTGATAATTTTACTTCTATGTTTTACATCCCAATCGTCACTACAAACTATCTAAAAGCGTCCCGTGTTCTGAAACCTACACCCAGCAATAGTAATCCACAATGTAGCGGATTTTCACGATCCGTTTGAAAATTCCCTCCGGTGCTCGCTCTTTTTGCATCGCTATTCGATCGTGCAAACCCACGCTTAAGCAGCTCACGATCACCACCGCACACAGCATCTCTTTGTTTTACACGGCACTCTCTTTCTCATCGCGCTCGGCATCACTTTTACACGTCCCGATCCagagcgaaagcaaaaaatgCGCACGATCGTGTCACCCCCGGTTATGACGGTCAGTGAAAAATGAGCTACCCCCATGAATAGTTGTGCGCGGCCGCATACAGGTTGTCTGCTCGAGTTCGTTTCAGATGTGCCTACCCACCCCAAAAAGGGCTCTTGGTGCCGGGATTTTacacacaaattgaagaattcTACCTGATGCAACCGAAAATAACGGTCAAAGTTGCAATTACTAGACGCAGTGAAAGTGACTACATAAACGATCGTGCatcgatcgtgtgtgtgtgtgtatgtgcgtgcgaGAGTGTGCTTGTATGTGAGCAAATCGGGAAAATTATCAGTGCCGACTGCAGACAGAAATCTTCTAGATCCTGCGAGAAGAGTTTGCAAATTGCACAAAAATGAGCAGTACTGAGATCAGCACAACCGCCTCCACAACGTCCTCGTACGAAACCGATAGCGTCTATCACAACTTCCTGTTCCCGCCGCGGCCACCGGTGCGCAAGAAACGCATCCGAACGCTGCTGATGGTAAACATGGGTTGAGTGTGGAATGTAGAAAGTCATCTGCTAACAACGTGGCTACCAGGGTTTGCAGTAAGCTCTTTTCGTCTGATAGGGAACATTTTGGTCCGGTACAGTGGCATGAAATTTAACAGTTATGAAAGATTTGTTCACCTGATGAAGACAATTCGTTACCAACTTTGAAGTGGTCTTAGTCCGATTGTCAGAGAACAAAGCAGTTTCATAAGGACTATTCTGTGGATCAGCTATCAGTGTTCTACTCCAAAATGAGGCAATGCCAGTACCGATTCTGTAGGAAGTCTTCAAGAGTACAAGAACCCTCAGGAGTAGAGCAGAATTCAGGATGGATATCCTTGTCTTGAAAAGCTTTCCATTTGCTGCCAACATCCAATACCTCTTTTTAATTATAGTCTAGACGAGTACTTTACATTAATATGATGCTGTAAGTTACTCTAACCGAAAAATACTTGGACAGTCAAACCATGTGGCAAGGACTTGGACTTTCTAGATAATTTGATAATCAAGTGAGGACATCTGATTTACTTTTCCCATCCCTACTATCATGAATATGTGCGGACCTGGATAGCAGACCTCCACCATAGCAGCATCTTGTGCAAACCTCttagaaaatttaataacGGAACAATTGAAGCATAGTCCTTGGTTTGGAAAATCTGAGTTAGAAGCTCACAAAAATATGACCCTTGGAAGCTGCATACCATTATTATTATCAAGGCCACAAATGCATTTCGAACGTCCCATTGGCCAAGCGGCGAAAGTCATGTAGATGACTTTTAAAACTGCTGCCTTACCTCACCGTAAAGTAACGATCTTCCTTCGCTTCGCCTTGTGGCCTTCTGTTCAATCTCttttttcgttcgatttttTCCATACCCCAAAAATACTCCCTTCGTTCGTCATCGATGATGCCGTCAATGGGTGGAACCGTGCAATGTACGTCACACCATGTTGTCTGTGGTGGCGTAAAATGTGTGATCCTTGCATTCGTGGACAAAAAACACTGTACATGTGTATACATTTGGCTCTGTGGCCGGTCTGATTTCGATTCGTACGCGGCTCCGACCGCGTGGGTGGACGGTTGTTGTAGAAACTGGGCGAAGTAACTAAGGCGATGGTAAGCGTTCCCAACTCGATAAGTGTGTTGACGTGCGTTTCGGTGCCCCATCATTCCGTACTTCGCACGGAAGCGAAGCAGCAGACACCATTAAACATAACAATCATCTCATCCGTCTGTATCCAACATAAGTCCTtgcgctttgtttttttggtaggGAAGAAACGTGAAGctataaagaaaaatatttcattcgtcCTTTTCATGGCGCAAAGCACTCtccaaattttaatcaaaacgGATTTTTGAGGACTTTTGAGGCCTGCAAATACTCTGAACAAAGAACATAAAAAATTGACTATATAAGAAGGTCAATCAAAAGGATGTGTACTGCTTGTCCTAATCTTTCCACAAACAACGTACACTTCTTTTGATTGTTCCCTGCCCTTGACATCGAATCGGACACAGGAATCTCGATACACATAAGCTTTTCCTGCCAATTCTTAATCCCCTTTGTCCGTCcacattaaatatttaaatccaATTAAGCATTGACCTGAATGCGAATGAACAACACGCGTGACGTCACACGGTCGGCAAAGGACACATGGATACAGGAGGGAAAACTGATGGAAGTGCTTTCTTAAAACTTCCCTGGCGGAGAATTCACATTCCGTTCGCAAGGAAAATACCTCCGATCGATCATAATCAATTGTTTGATTATCGAGACACTCGGCTGTATCATGTTCATCGTGTGCCAACTTGGCATCGTTTTGAACGCGATTCCTAGTCTAGCTATATGTAGCCGACCATTTATCGTGCCCTGTTGCTGTACAAGATCATGCTAATAGGTGTTGCTTATTTCACGATCACGATCCATAGCGCTGACAGGCTTGTACACTATGGACGTTAATTGATGACCCGTTTGCAGTCGGTGTTCATAGAGACGGTTTTTCACGAGCACGACCATGGTGTAAAATTGCACTACGAAGTGTCCATCTTGGAGTTCAAACACATAGATAAATGATGGTATGGATGGACGATTGGTATCAGTATATTTCTCTGACCCTTTGgagacaaaaacaaatcacccACCACTTTGTTTGGCGCGCAGTTTTGTGCTATTGCTAGAATATGGACCATCGCTAGAATATGGACCATATCAAAAATGGTAAAAAGTCAGCTCCGATAACTACAAAGATCTTGAGATACTACAGCCAGAGGTTTCTTCTCCTCCTCTACattcaattttaaaacatgGACTCTATCCTAATCTGTCGAAGATTTTTCGCCCATAAACTGTTAACGCCAATTAGACTTGAGGTGAGCTGTACCGGACATGGGAAGAACTTCGCATAAACACAGAAGCGCTGTTGTAAGCCGAGGCGAAGGCAGACGACGGTGATTATGATGATCCATCTCTTAACCTTGCAAAGGACTCAGATGTGCAATTCAAATGCGGAATCTGAAAGTAAACAATCACGACAGGTTGCCTACTGGTTTGTCAATAGATCTGTAGAGATCAGTCAGATATATCTATATAATCAGCCTTAAAGTGTCAATCTCATGACGTGATCGAAGCTTGACAACAGGGTACCATCCATAATTGTTTgactaaattttaataaatttacatCCTTAACTCATTGGTTGATCACTCAGTTTGCTTTTGCTATCCACCAACAAGTGCAATGTCTGTAAATTCTTAAATATTTCCACTttagcacaaacacacatacacacaccaatAACCCAAATTGCTATGGCTTGTATTCATGCCCATGTCCTTAAATCAACACTTCGCAGATGACTCTCTCGACAAACCGTCCGCTGCATGAGGAGGAATGGTTCCACGGTGTTCTGCCCCGCGAGGAAGTGGTCCGATTGCTGCGCAACGAGGGCGACTTTCTGGTGCGCGAAACGACCCGCAACGACGAAAGCCAAACCGTGCTGAGTGTCTGCTGGAATGGACACAAACACTTTATCGTGCAAACGACCGCTGAGGTAAGAACTAACCGCGTCTAGCAGACTTTATCTCTTACTACTCATAACCGTATGGTCCTCCGACAGGGTCACTATCGCTTCGAAGGACCAGCCTTCCCGAGCATACAGGAGCTGATCGTACACCAATACCAGTCGGAGCTGCCCGTGACGGGCCGTTCCGGAGCTGTGCTACGCAAACCAGTGCTACGCGAACGCTGGGAACTAAGTAACGACGATGTGATTCTGCTGGACAAGATTGGCCGTGGCAATTTCGGCGACGTGTACAAGGCCAAGCTGAAATCGTCGAAAAACACCCTCGTAGCCGTTAAGACGTGTCGCATGACACTGCCCGAGGAGCAAAAGCGCAAGTTTCTGCAGGAGGGGCGCATCCTGAAGCAGTACGATCATCCGAACATTGTAAAGCTGATCGGCATCTGCGTGCAGAAGCAACCGATCATGATCGTGATGGAGCTGGTGGCGGGTGGTTCGTTGCTGATGTTTCTACGCAAGAATGCAAGCACGCTGGGCCAGCGGCAGATGATGGGTATGTGCCGGGATGCAGCAGCTGGCATGCGCTACCTGGAGTCAAAGAACTGCATCCATCGGGATCTTGCCGCCCGTAACTGTTTGATCGGCAATGAAAATATAGTAAAAATCTCCGACTTTGGAATGTCCCGCGAGGAGGAAGAGTACATTGGTAAGAAAACACCGAATATGCTCATCTTTGTTTCAAAATTATCAAACCtgttttttctgttctgtgtTTAGTATCCGGAGGCATGAAGCAGATCCCGATCAAGTGGACTGCACCGGAAGCACTGAACTTCGGCAAGTACACCTCGCTGTGCGACGTCTGGTCGTACGGTATACTGGTGTGGGAAATTTTCAGCCGCGGCGATACACCCTACTCGGGCATGAGCAACTCGATGGCACGGGAACGAATAGACGAGGGTTACCGCATGCCAACGCCCGAAGGTGCGCCACCCGAGATGTACCGGCTCATGCTCAAGTGTTGGTCGTACGAGCCGGAAAGTCGGCCACATTTCGACGAAATCTACAGTGTGGTGGACGCACTGCTACTCTGCACCAAGGACTGACGGCCGGTGGACACCACCATCGGGCTGAGTACAGCGAAAGCGAAGGAAGTCATCGGTGGATGGCCTGCTGCCCGTGGGCTGTGGAGCGAAGGGCTCACAATGCTGCAGCGATTAATTAATACCTCAGGTGGGGTGTAGTCTGCtgcaaagaaacaacaaaatatgGTGGAGGACCAATCCCATATTGCCAATCGGTTTCCGTACTGCGGCTCCATACAGATAAGGCCAAGTGCAGCGCCAATGCTTGCACGGTTTTCTGCCTAGCTTTACATTGCGTTTTAAGCATCAAGCACTTTGCGAAATGCACTgggaaagagagatagagtgcGGGAGAGTGGTTCCGATTACAAAAACTTAAATTCTAAGATCAAGGTGCTTTTTGTAGCAACGAGCAGAATCTAATAAGTAGATAGTGAGAGCATGCTAGAGGACAGCCAAGTAGGAGAAAAACTGTTGGAAATTGCTATAGGTGTGTAGGTTATTGTGTACAGGGGTGtctttaaaattgtgtaaaacgGTTGGCAAACGGATAGATGTATATGGGGTTGAGGTTGAGCTGAGTCTACGCCGCCGTGTGGCAGGAAACGATACGAACATTTTGGTTATTTAAATGTGAAACCCACTGATCTTTAACGTAAAGCAATAATAGCTTTGTGCTCCTAAAAGTTAAGACCGGCCTTTCCAAAATAGCTCTCAGATATCGAATGCTAAGTCCCTGTTAAAATAGACTTCAAATTAGGGTGAGAAGGTGTGTAGACCAGTGCTTCGAAGGACACCAAAATTGGACCATCTGATATCGTTAAGATCTGCACTGGTTAAGGTGCAGACAATCAGCCATCTTTGGGACCCGAATAGACTTGTTAAATAGGGGGACAATCCTGTAGAAGAACTAAAAAATATTCGGCTTCGTCCCTTTTCTCGGAACATCCTCAAGTTTGTCTGAGGATAGTATGCCATCTATATGAGGCACCACCATGGATTTATTCTAGGCTAGCAAACCCACTCATATCTAATTGTTTAGCGAAAAATGTTCACAATTTGACCCCGCTGAACTCACTATTCACCATTTCCGCTTATATTCCTGCCGCACGCTATAGCGAAGTAGCTCCGTCAAtaacgaagaagaagcacaacaacacaaaatagGGTAAGCTTTAGAAAATGAGCCACGATCAACGACGTGCAGGAGCAGATGGGACTCGTATTTGAATCGAGTTTGAAACTGTGGTCAACATTTTTAAGGTAAGTATTTGAAAGTGTGTGAATGCGGGCATGTCCACGGAGAATTGAATGGCTGACGGGGAAAGCACAGAAGCGTTGGGAACGATGTGGAGTTGTAGAACTGTGGGATTATGTGAGCAACGTGAGCTTGCAGCAACGACGTGTGATAGTTGGTTAGAGAAATCGAGATGGGTTTATAGAAAGCACTAGAACAAACGCAAACAGACAGACGAATGGGAATGgaaggagtgtgtgtgtgtgaccacCAAACTAAATGAGGCCTGTAAAGATGAACGAAGCTGGAAAAAAGCGTCTCACGACACCGGACGCGAGTGTGTTCCAAAGTGCTTGTGTATTTATTGACAGTATACTCACTAATCTCTTCCTAGCAGTATCGCGCGCATATTGGCCATCGCACACAAAACTTATACTCAGCTTGAGGAGGGCGCATTGCAATCGCTTATCGCGAAGGGAATTATCGACCGAAATCAAAATCGAAAACTCGCAAGCAAACGGCATTTAACGCAACTGCAGCAACACCAACCCAGACAGGCAGTTAGGAGGCAGAATAGCAGATACGAAGAATACTCGTAACTGTGAAACGATGGTTTCCACACGGCTCTCGCACTATTTCCGACCACAAAGCACATTGTGGAGCACATTTTCACGCTACAggcatatacatacatacttGCATACAGAACTCGTTCACTTTTCGTCACATCTCTCCAATGGTAGGGCCACTTCCTTTTGGTTTTCTCCCTGTCTCGTTAACACAACAACTCATGTACTCACTTACCCGGAATGTTTGTGACGGGCTAAGCTAAATGTATCgcgatatttacataaattaAACGTATAAGTTACACAAAATAACCCCACGAGTGCGTTTTAATGCGCCAATGAAAGAAAAGTGCCCTCTTCAATCCTCAATACCGCACAAGGTCGATCGCCACCGTATGCCAATCCAATATGCCCGCCCTTGTTAGGGACTCATCGAAGCCATCACATTTTGTGCACTTCTCGATCAATATAAACACCTTAAGAAAACTTTTTTGGACTGGTTTGTCTGGTGCTTTTCAAGCCTGACCATCCTATCGAAGCGAGGTGAATCTAATGCTCGTGCCCAATTGTGgaaaaaattaagtcacagaaagccggaaatggcaggccgagacccctcgaggttgtagtgccaaggaagaagaagagcttgTGAACTGGAAAGAACTTGCTGAGATGAAGTTTCAGGAGGACGCTCAAGGTGCGATCAGGTTAATTGGCGGTGTCACTCGATagtccaccatcatcattttaATTTTCGCCTCGCTAATCTCCATCCCGAGAATTTGTGGCGCTTTTCGGTTCTTTTCTTAAGCTGTTGGTACAAAAGTGGAGCCTCAAACCAACCATGTGCATGtctgtcatcagcgtatgctaGCATCTCAATGAAGGTATCTacagtaattttattttcattgccaTTCGGCATCCATattggaaaataaaagcaaccCTACAGATACAATTTAATCAATTCATCACTAACCGCTGACGGGGCCAGAATGCCCAGGTCGGTAAAGAGCAAAGTAATGTATCCGGGTGGCGTATAGTCAACCATGGGGTGTACCTTTGTCGTGTCCTTTAAATTTTTCTTGTTGTACTGTGTGTGGAAGAAATAAGGCGCTATCATATACTTGCTCCTGTCTGTCAGTCTTACCACTTACCTTATACTCATTCGGTAGGTCCCGCTGATTGAGTGGAAACAGTCGACAGAATTTGAAGCTTTCCACCAACGCGTAAAACGGTTTCTTCATCTCCTTGGCACATATCGCCATCGTCACAGTGCCAATACGGTTGATGATGCCACCACTTTCAACCACACCTTCGGCACCGACCAGCACCATGTCCACCGTTTCCATCACGTACCCGATGGCCGTGTCAAGGATTAGCGTACAGTCGATACCGGCATTCTCCAGCTCTTGCACCATTTGCTCCCTGGAATAGAATTGAAACATGAACGTTCACTGTTCGTATACACATACGGATCACATGCTCTTACCCATGCTGATCCGGTGCACTGTGAGTAACAAACACGTGAA from Anopheles stephensi strain Indian chromosome 2, UCI_ANSTEP_V1.0, whole genome shotgun sequence includes the following:
- the LOC118507570 gene encoding uncharacterized protein LOC118507570 isoform X1, with the protein product MEACLLQELDVGQSFEYTNISSCSRKQPLLASAADESFGESDLPNPTNTDHRNVAQYRRLRTQGSSEDSEMHLLNQRYHHYRAPDDRYDDDEGGSCTTADDLNDSKNNLLREESFDDNQRRELDAAIDGSWAQGSAEEMDADSKYLTMRKEGSLPTLESSPTKTMEDQWKSSIERHLDNIDALNQKLDEHQRLAARLSEEYEYIRVQTLRPGAGVQQPNISNPTKPPMTFEKMNSFREKIKRRIKGSKAETDKVDRSVSPDTPDQGESFSGRLRNRITAHHTQRQFRLMKDTDSASPSTDRSLAERVTNSSSSAGRKKKKRKASKANRTALQRQQRGSGGDAQQRQQTFNPQLAFSEDELLAEEHTGPSPEHSSGGPRAGGLGTSFSQTVRATWRDLIHSTNKVKDSSLNLTLRSDRPEEKHDLIVDQDRQGLLSIRFTFSDGERQQQLVDGMTVGTDLNSTGDYCVPLIASRKDDNKVQDSAQEESHPEPLSTAQRGNKAAGPSSSLKSNLRDRLTKLVHKKSPSSSSVQAAGRWTTPEVCRTCSKRIVPRTGGAGMHPSRTVLDFRKEFPEIDICESGHDEGEGGGTLDVLQWPLSEMINLEYEDIDVLTIKPHKLINPSEGGVSVSMTLSTNRPLHEEEWFHGVLPREEVVRLLRNEGDFLVRETTRNDESQTVLSVCWNGHKHFIVQTTAEGHYRFEGPAFPSIQELIVHQYQSELPVTGRSGAVLRKPVLRERWELSNDDVILLDKIGRGNFGDVYKAKLKSSKNTLVAVKTCRMTLPEEQKRKFLQEGRILKQYDHPNIVKLIGICVQKQPIMIVMELVAGGSLLMFLRKNASTLGQRQMMGMCRDAAAGMRYLESKNCIHRDLAARNCLIGNENIVKISDFGMSREEEEYIVSGGMKQIPIKWTAPEALNFGKYTSLCDVWSYGILVWEIFSRGDTPYSGMSNSMARERIDEGYRMPTPEGAPPEMYRLMLKCWSYEPESRPHFDEIYSVVDALLLCTKD
- the LOC118507570 gene encoding uncharacterized protein LOC118507570 isoform X2 — its product is MEACLLQELDVGQSFEYTNISSCSRKQPLLASAADESFGESDLPNPTNTDHRNVAQYRRLRTQGSSEDSEMHLLNQRYHHYRAPDDRYDDDEGGSCTTADDLNDSKNNLLREESFDDNQRRELDAAIDGSWAQGSAEEMDADSKYLTMRKEGSLPTLESSPTKTMEDQWKSSIERHLDNIDALNQKLDEHQRLAARLSEEYEYIRVQTLRPGAGVQQPNISNPTKPPMTFEKMNSFREKIKRRIKGSKAETDKVDRSVSPDTPDQGESFSGRLRNRITAHHTQRQFRLMKDTDSASPSTDRSLAERVTNSSSSAGRKKKKRKASKANRTALQRQQRGSGGDAQQRQQTFNPQLAFSEDELLAEEHTGPSPEHSSGGPRAGGLGTSFSQTVRATWRDLIHSTNKVKDSSLNLTLRSDRPEEKHDLIVDQDRQGLLSIRFTFSDGERQQQLVDGMTVGTDLNSTGDYCVPLIASRKDDNKVQDSAQEESHPEPLSTAQRGNKAAGPSSSLKSNLRDRLTKLVHKKSPSSSSVQAAGRWTTPEVCRTCSKRIVPRTGGAGMHPSRTVLDFRKEFPEIDICESGHDEGEGGGTLDVLQWPLSEMINLEYEDIDVLTIKPHKLINPSEGGVSMTLSTNRPLHEEEWFHGVLPREEVVRLLRNEGDFLVRETTRNDESQTVLSVCWNGHKHFIVQTTAEGHYRFEGPAFPSIQELIVHQYQSELPVTGRSGAVLRKPVLRERWELSNDDVILLDKIGRGNFGDVYKAKLKSSKNTLVAVKTCRMTLPEEQKRKFLQEGRILKQYDHPNIVKLIGICVQKQPIMIVMELVAGGSLLMFLRKNASTLGQRQMMGMCRDAAAGMRYLESKNCIHRDLAARNCLIGNENIVKISDFGMSREEEEYIVSGGMKQIPIKWTAPEALNFGKYTSLCDVWSYGILVWEIFSRGDTPYSGMSNSMARERIDEGYRMPTPEGAPPEMYRLMLKCWSYEPESRPHFDEIYSVVDALLLCTKD
- the LOC118507570 gene encoding tyrosine-protein kinase Fer isoform X7; amino-acid sequence: MSSTEISTTASTTSSYETDSVYHNFLFPPRPPVRKKRIRTLLMMTLSTNRPLHEEEWFHGVLPREEVVRLLRNEGDFLVRETTRNDESQTVLSVCWNGHKHFIVQTTAEGHYRFEGPAFPSIQELIVHQYQSELPVTGRSGAVLRKPVLRERWELSNDDVILLDKIGRGNFGDVYKAKLKSSKNTLVAVKTCRMTLPEEQKRKFLQEGRILKQYDHPNIVKLIGICVQKQPIMIVMELVAGGSLLMFLRKNASTLGQRQMMGMCRDAAAGMRYLESKNCIHRDLAARNCLIGNENIVKISDFGMSREEEEYIVSGGMKQIPIKWTAPEALNFGKYTSLCDVWSYGILVWEIFSRGDTPYSGMSNSMARERIDEGYRMPTPEGAPPEMYRLMLKCWSYEPESRPHFDEIYSVVDALLLCTKD
- the LOC118507571 gene encoding translation initiation factor eIF-2B subunit alpha, producing the protein MKDETQQFDVASHFVSILEKDDTISPGIAAIKTLLMVLEKTKFDTVQEFHSTLQAAVGAMRKTDKPMTSVVSGTELFSRFITLAKFDDKTMDEVREIMLNRGKMFLEKLLESRNVIAKQAITFISEGCRILTHARSRTVREALILAAQNNKRFHVFVTHSAPDQHGEQMVQELENAGIDCTLILDTAIGYVMETVDMVLVGAEGVVESGGIINRIGTVTMAICAKEMKKPFYALVESFKFCRLFPLNQRDLPNEYKYNKKNLKDTTKVHPMVDYTPPGYITLLFTDLGILAPSAVSDELIKLYL